The following are from one region of the Hemibagrus wyckioides isolate EC202008001 linkage group LG24, SWU_Hwy_1.0, whole genome shotgun sequence genome:
- the snn gene encoding stannin, protein MSIMDHSPTTGVVTIIVTLIAIAALGALIFGCWCYLRLQRYTQSEDEESIVGEGETKEPFLLVQYSARVPRPDHKSKLAPTGTESHS, encoded by the coding sequence ATGTCGATAATGGACCACAGCCCCACCACTGGCGTTGTGACCATCATAGTGACCCTGATCGCCATCGCCGCTCTGGGAGCGCTGATCTTCGGCTGCTGGTGCTACCTGCGGCTGCAGCGCTACACTCAGTCCGAGGATGAGGAGAGCATCGTTGGTGAGGGCGAAACCAAAGAGCCTTTCCTCCTGGTCCAGTACTCGGCCCGTGTTCCTCGGCCAGATCATAAGAGCAAACTTGCTCCTACAGGCACCGAGAGTCACAGCTAA